In Nostoc sp. CENA543, a single genomic region encodes these proteins:
- a CDS encoding S1 RNA-binding domain-containing protein: MNSESKLTQKANSSFTMDDFAKALEKHDYQFQKGQVVHGKVFQLDPDGAYVDIGGKSSAYIPRDEASLRSVTDLSEVLPLHEELEFLIIREQDAEGQVTLSRKQLEIQHIWEKLVNMQEASQTVQVRVTGVNKGGVTVDLQSIRGFIPRSHLTERDNLEALKGQSLTVGFLEVDKNNKKLILSQRLATRSSNFNLLEVGQLVEGKVTGIKPFGVFVDIDGMSALLHIKQVSQRFIESLEKVFQVGQQIKAVIIDLDEGKGRIAISTRVLENFPGEVVENLEEVMSSAEARAHRAANKSAE; the protein is encoded by the coding sequence ATGAACTCCGAATCGAAACTTACTCAAAAAGCCAACTCGTCTTTTACAATGGACGATTTCGCCAAAGCATTAGAAAAACACGACTACCAGTTTCAAAAAGGTCAAGTTGTTCACGGTAAGGTATTTCAACTTGATCCTGATGGGGCGTATGTCGATATTGGCGGTAAATCGTCAGCTTATATCCCCCGTGATGAGGCTTCTTTGAGAAGTGTGACCGATTTATCGGAGGTATTGCCTTTACATGAAGAATTAGAGTTTTTGATTATCCGTGAACAGGATGCAGAAGGTCAAGTAACTCTCTCTCGCAAACAGTTAGAAATTCAGCACATCTGGGAAAAACTAGTAAATATGCAAGAAGCTTCTCAGACGGTGCAAGTTAGGGTGACAGGAGTGAATAAAGGCGGTGTCACCGTCGATTTACAATCAATCCGAGGGTTCATTCCGCGATCGCACTTGACAGAACGTGATAATTTAGAAGCACTCAAAGGTCAAAGTCTCACGGTTGGTTTTTTAGAAGTAGACAAGAATAACAAAAAACTAATTCTTTCTCAACGTTTAGCAACTCGTTCTAGTAACTTTAACTTATTAGAAGTTGGTCAGTTAGTAGAAGGTAAAGTTACAGGAATTAAACCTTTTGGTGTGTTCGTTGATATAGACGGGATGAGTGCTTTATTGCATATCAAACAAGTCAGCCAAAGATTTATTGAATCCCTAGAAAAAGTCTTCCAAGTAGGTCAACAAATTAAAGCTGTAATTATTGACTTGGATGAAGGGAAAGGTCGGATTGCTATTTCTACCAGAGTGTTAGAAAACTTCCCTGGTGAAGTGGTAGAAAACTTAGAAGAAGTGATGAGTTCAGCAGAAGCACGCGCTCATCGTGCTGCTAATAAATCGGCTGAATAA
- a CDS encoding AAA-like domain-containing protein, which translates to MTEIIGEPISKNNFRQALNRAREKRKSPLPRRLELPHHPVPLNSSLYIERYYLESLRYTIESFCYEAITQEAALIRIKAPRQMGKTSLLDRILAQARNYGYRTVRLNFRDIDEVNYRNLDDFLRWFCAYMSLELNIRDRIPDFWNHAIGSKISCKTYLQDYIFQQIDTSLVLACDEVDRVFSYPEVSQGFFGILRTCHEEANNRDIWKRLRLVVVHSTENYGTLDINHSPFNVGEPIELTEFTPTQVKDLAQRHQLDWDDNLVQQLMGMVGGHPYLVRLAFYHLAQSSPGKWVNLSQLLQDAPSDVGIYSQHLRRHLGIIRDNEKLSAAFKQVISTNHSVALDSILGYQLYSMGLIQWQNNQAVPRCELYRKYFQECL; encoded by the coding sequence CTGACAGAGATTATTGGCGAACCTATTAGTAAGAATAATTTTCGTCAAGCTCTAAATCGCGCCAGAGAAAAGCGCAAATCACCACTACCCCGCAGGTTAGAACTTCCCCATCATCCAGTCCCTCTCAATTCTTCTCTTTACATAGAACGCTATTATCTAGAATCTCTGCGTTATACTATAGAGTCTTTTTGCTATGAAGCGATCACCCAAGAAGCTGCTCTCATCCGCATCAAAGCACCCAGACAAATGGGTAAAACTTCCCTCTTAGATAGAATTCTGGCGCAGGCGCGCAACTATGGCTATCGGACAGTACGTTTAAACTTTCGAGATATAGATGAAGTAAATTATCGTAACTTGGATGACTTTTTGCGGTGGTTTTGTGCATATATGAGCCTAGAGTTAAATATCCGCGATCGCATTCCAGATTTTTGGAATCATGCGATCGGTAGTAAAATCAGCTGTAAAACATACTTGCAAGACTACATATTTCAGCAAATAGATACTTCCCTAGTCTTGGCTTGTGATGAAGTAGATAGAGTTTTTAGTTATCCTGAAGTTTCTCAAGGCTTTTTCGGTATCCTCCGCACCTGTCATGAAGAAGCCAACAACAGAGATATTTGGAAACGACTACGACTAGTCGTAGTACATTCCACAGAAAATTATGGGACTTTAGATATCAATCATTCACCTTTTAACGTCGGAGAACCAATAGAATTAACAGAGTTTACCCCCACTCAAGTTAAAGATTTAGCACAAAGACATCAACTTGATTGGGACGATAACTTAGTACAGCAATTAATGGGAATGGTGGGAGGACATCCATATTTAGTGAGGTTAGCTTTTTATCATCTCGCTCAATCATCACCAGGGAAGTGGGTAAACTTATCACAACTATTACAGGATGCGCCTAGTGATGTCGGGATTTATAGTCAACATTTGCGCCGACACTTGGGAATTATTCGAGACAATGAAAAACTCTCAGCAGCTTTTAAGCAAGTCATCAGCACAAATCACTCAGTAGCATTAGACTCAATTTTAGGATATCAACTATACAGTATGGGACTGATTCAATGGCAAAATAATCAAGCCGTACCACGCTGTGAATTATATAGAAAATATTTTCAAGAATGCCTGTGA
- a CDS encoding type II toxin-antitoxin system VapC family toxin produces the protein MNTPLRCVVDTSVCIKYFIADPLTTKVNQLFGHLANPQTEIFVPDLFYIESANVMWKYVRAKMYTAAEVQVDLATLKNFPLRVVSTADLMADAVTIALNHNISAYDACYVALSVQVGAILLTLDAKLVKALNNSHHNICLFNDFEFPPLPLI, from the coding sequence ATGAACACTCCCCTGAGATGCGTTGTAGATACCAGTGTGTGCATCAAGTATTTTATTGCTGACCCATTAACTACTAAAGTTAATCAACTATTCGGTCATCTTGCTAATCCACAGACTGAAATTTTTGTACCAGACTTGTTTTATATAGAGTCTGCCAATGTTATGTGGAAGTATGTTCGCGCAAAAATGTACACTGCGGCTGAAGTTCAAGTAGATTTAGCAACGCTGAAAAACTTTCCCTTGCGTGTTGTCTCGACTGCTGATTTGATGGCGGATGCAGTGACGATCGCTCTCAATCATAACATCTCTGCTTACGATGCCTGTTATGTTGCTCTTTCTGTACAAGTCGGTGCGATTCTATTAACTCTCGATGCGAAATTAGTAAAAGCTTTAAACAATTCTCATCACAATATTTGCTTATTTAACGATTTTGAGTTTCCACCATTACCATTAATATAA
- a CDS encoding DUF4351 domain-containing protein: MTRFIHDQFSKDYLEELLKPFGTVQAPSRVAAEVKEIDVLFTPIPTQTAHLNTLGILGRMATTPAIFEPFRNPASVDEIGDCISKLLEIKSAIQREAKRNKIKIPDTEIPQLWILTPTASENIISGYGGQEKVDWGDGVYFLPKHFRTAIVVIHQLPSIPETLWLRILGRGKVQQRAIDELVALPSTHPFQRVTLELLYSLQQNLRINQNIEIEDRELVMRLAPLYQEDRERARQEGLQQGLQQGLQQGEQQLILRLLNRRLGNIDSSLIERIQQLSIEQLEILGEALLDFVTVADLELWLSQQQNTTNQEI; encoded by the coding sequence ATGACCAGATTCATCCATGACCAATTCTCCAAAGACTACCTAGAAGAACTACTAAAACCATTCGGAACAGTTCAAGCACCAAGTCGAGTAGCAGCAGAAGTCAAAGAGATAGACGTATTATTCACACCCATTCCCACACAAACAGCCCACTTAAACACCTTGGGAATATTAGGTAGAATGGCCACAACCCCAGCCATCTTTGAACCATTCCGCAACCCAGCATCAGTAGACGAAATTGGTGATTGTATCTCTAAGTTATTAGAAATCAAGAGCGCAATCCAACGAGAAGCAAAGCGCAATAAAATTAAAATACCAGACACAGAAATTCCCCAACTGTGGATACTCACACCCACCGCATCAGAAAACATCATATCCGGTTATGGTGGACAGGAAAAAGTAGACTGGGGAGATGGAGTGTACTTTTTACCCAAACATTTCCGCACAGCCATAGTTGTAATTCATCAGTTACCATCTATTCCCGAAACACTATGGCTGAGAATACTAGGACGTGGTAAAGTCCAGCAGCGAGCGATTGACGAATTAGTCGCGCTCCCAAGCACTCACCCATTCCAAAGAGTGACGCTAGAATTACTTTATAGTCTGCAACAAAATTTGCGAATCAATCAAAATATCGAAATAGAAGATAGGGAGTTAGTGATGAGATTAGCACCACTGTACCAAGAAGACAGAGAACGAGCTAGACAGGAAGGTTTGCAACAAGGTTTGCAACAAGGTTTGCAACAAGGAGAACAACAGTTAATTTTGCGCTTATTAAATAGAAGACTGGGAAACATCGATTCATCTCTCATTGAACGAATTCAACAATTATCAATAGAGCAGTTAGAAATATTAGGAGAAGCACTATTAGATTTTGTCACAGTCGCAGATTTAGAACTCTGGTTAAGCCAACAACAAAACACTACAAATCAAGAAATTTAA
- a CDS encoding GNAT family N-acetyltransferase: MVKIIKRKVTTSEAKLILKAIKFTPNIMGYSFREWMEAEHIMVAEDEAGKILGVCLNYDFHEHWNKIAALFVFEEFRGQGIGKLLFYESYQDAARRNKNVFTISANQIVIKMMQDLNFILFNNLLEFPQVISQYKLTFYGHSLAWLMNFYRMQEIIRKTIVYSDRQNFVYGISLTHR; this comes from the coding sequence ATGGTCAAAATTATTAAAAGAAAAGTTACCACATCAGAAGCAAAATTAATCCTGAAAGCAATCAAATTCACGCCTAATATTATGGGTTATTCCTTCAGAGAATGGATGGAAGCAGAACATATAATGGTGGCTGAAGATGAAGCAGGCAAAATATTAGGAGTTTGCTTAAACTATGACTTTCACGAACACTGGAATAAAATAGCCGCTTTATTTGTCTTTGAAGAGTTTAGAGGGCAAGGTATTGGTAAACTCCTGTTTTATGAATCATATCAAGATGCTGCAAGACGCAACAAAAATGTATTTACAATCAGTGCTAATCAAATTGTCATTAAAATGATGCAAGATTTAAACTTTATTCTGTTTAATAATTTGCTAGAGTTTCCCCAAGTAATTAGTCAATATAAACTTACATTTTATGGACATTCTTTAGCGTGGCTGATGAATTTTTACAGAATGCAAGAAATAATTAGAAAAACCATAGTTTACAGCGATCGCCAAAACTTTGTCTACGGCATTAGTCTCACCCACAGATAG
- a CDS encoding pentapeptide repeat-containing protein, whose amino-acid sequence MSGNLDSVWRILNSFNRDDLSYTDLSKTILSGANLKGVNLSGANLSHTDLSCADLSDTNLSGADLNHADLTKANLCGANLSGANLSHAHLGLAKLQGANLINANLRGSKLTHTDLSSANLSNSNLNDANLCGAVINERTIISNKWRLVWEIVSQSSKFRDLRGVDLTDAYLSEADLSDADLSGANLTSADLIEANLSNANLSGTNLYRADIFNTNLSNANLSGANLYHADLVDANLTMANLSNSNMSEAVVIEANLSGADLSGANLSRANLSGARLDDANLNNAIVVNTLFVNSVGLTDDGEYDLKQRGAIFQYPEVLRPR is encoded by the coding sequence ATGAGTGGCAATCTGGATAGTGTCTGGCGGATTCTGAACAGCTTCAACCGTGACGATCTTAGCTACACTGACCTGAGCAAGACTATTCTGAGTGGCGCAAACCTGAAAGGTGTTAACCTGAGTGGTGCTAACCTCAGCCACACCGACCTTAGTTGTGCCGACCTGAGCGATACTAACCTAAGTGGAGCTGACCTGAACCATGCCGATCTCACTAAAGCCAATCTGTGCGGTGCTAATCTGAGCGGTGCTAACTTGAGCCATGCTCATCTAGGTCTGGCTAAATTGCAAGGTGCTAATCTGATTAATGCCAATCTTAGAGGTAGCAAATTGACCCACACTGATTTGAGTAGTGCAAACCTAAGTAATAGCAATCTGAATGATGCCAACCTCTGCGGTGCTGTTATTAATGAGAGAACGATAATTAGTAATAAATGGCGGTTAGTCTGGGAAATTGTTAGTCAATCATCTAAGTTTCGAGACTTGCGTGGTGTTGACCTGACTGATGCTTACCTCAGCGAAGCTGACTTGAGCGATGCTGATCTTAGCGGCGCAAATCTCACTAGTGCCGACCTGATTGAAGCCAACCTCAGCAATGCTAACTTAAGCGGTACTAATCTCTACCGTGCTGACATTTTTAATACCAACCTCAGCAATGCTAACTTAAGCGGTGCAAATCTTTACCATGCTGACTTAGTTGATGCTAACTTGACTATGGCTAACCTGAGCAATAGCAACATGAGCGAAGCTGTTGTGATTGAAGCCAATTTGAGTGGTGCGGATCTAAGTGGTGCAAATCTGAGCCGTGCTAACCTAAGCGGTGCTAGATTAGACGATGCCAACCTGAACAATGCTATTGTTGTGAACACCTTATTTGTGAACTCTGTAGGTCTCACAGATGATGGGGAATATGATCTAAAGCAACGAGGTGCTATTTTTCAGTACCCTGAAGTTCTCCGTCCACGTTAG
- a CDS encoding GntR family transcriptional regulator, translating to MIQFRIQPDSDIPASTQLFNQMRFAIASRQYSPGYKLPSTRALAMQTGLHRNTISKVYRQLEEDGFVESLAGSGIYVRAQGHEGGSKLQSPISQKYPEAAKILQKALDELISEGYSLNQAREIFLAEIDWRLRCSARVLVAAPSEDLGVGELMAYELEEYLEIPVQIVAINELAAILDKTTSATVVTSRYFINDVEAIAAPKSVRVIPLDIYDYSKEINFLKNLPKDQCVGIVSLSSGIGHQAEVILHGLRGDDLLIMTAQPQDNYKLQAIVKRAEVIICDQACFTIVQTAVHAASEDIIRPPKLIKVENYIGTNSINLLKRELGLG from the coding sequence ATGATTCAATTCCGTATTCAGCCAGATAGTGATATTCCCGCATCAACCCAGCTATTTAATCAAATGCGGTTTGCGATCGCTTCTCGACAATATTCACCAGGTTACAAGTTACCCAGCACACGGGCTTTAGCAATGCAAACTGGGTTACATCGCAATACTATCAGTAAAGTTTACCGTCAGCTAGAAGAAGATGGCTTTGTCGAAAGTCTAGCTGGTTCAGGAATTTACGTGCGCGCTCAAGGTCATGAAGGTGGAAGCAAGCTACAATCACCAATATCCCAAAAATATCCTGAAGCAGCAAAAATCTTGCAAAAAGCCCTAGATGAACTCATTAGCGAAGGATATTCACTCAATCAAGCAAGAGAGATATTCTTAGCGGAAATTGACTGGCGTTTGCGTTGTAGTGCGCGGGTATTAGTAGCAGCCCCTTCAGAAGATTTGGGCGTAGGGGAATTAATGGCCTATGAATTGGAAGAGTATCTAGAAATACCAGTGCAGATAGTAGCCATCAATGAATTAGCCGCCATCCTCGATAAAACTACTTCAGCCACAGTAGTGACTAGCCGCTATTTTATCAACGATGTGGAAGCGATCGCTGCACCTAAATCTGTGCGGGTGATTCCTCTAGATATCTATGACTACAGTAAAGAGATTAATTTCCTGAAGAATTTACCTAAAGACCAGTGTGTAGGGATAGTCAGCCTAAGTTCAGGAATTGGACATCAAGCAGAAGTTATTTTACATGGTTTGCGTGGTGATGATTTACTCATTATGACTGCCCAACCACAGGATAATTATAAATTGCAGGCAATTGTGAAACGAGCCGAAGTAATTATTTGCGATCAAGCTTGTTTTACCATTGTACAAACAGCCGTCCACGCAGCATCTGAAGATATTATTCGTCCACCCAAATTGATTAAAGTAGAAAATTACATCGGGACTAATTCTATTAATTTGCTCAAACGAGAATTGGGATTGGGCTAA
- a CDS encoding dienelactone hydrolase family protein, producing MTELALDTQRVEIPHNSLQISAYLAQPQAPGSYPGVIVLQEIFGVNEHIRDVTERIAKLGYVAIAPALFERIAPGFETGYTPADIEIGRKYAWEQTTASELLSDIQAAIDYLKTLPTVKKDGCGCVGFCFGGHVAYLAATLPNITATASFYGARIPTATPGGGAPTLTRTAEILGTIYTFFGEADASIPPAHIDEITTELEKYNISHRVFRYDGADHGFFCDRRASYNPQAAAAAWEQVQQLFGTVLAK from the coding sequence ATGACTGAGCTAGCGTTAGATACTCAAAGGGTGGAGATTCCCCACAATAGTTTACAAATCTCTGCATATTTAGCCCAACCCCAAGCACCAGGTTCTTACCCAGGAGTCATAGTTTTACAAGAGATTTTTGGTGTCAATGAGCATATTCGGGATGTTACAGAACGCATCGCTAAATTAGGATATGTGGCGATCGCACCTGCACTATTTGAACGCATCGCCCCTGGCTTTGAAACCGGTTACACCCCCGCAGATATCGAAATCGGTAGAAAATACGCTTGGGAACAAACCACCGCATCAGAATTATTAAGCGATATTCAAGCCGCTATTGACTACCTCAAAACCTTACCAACAGTCAAGAAAGATGGCTGTGGTTGTGTTGGTTTTTGTTTTGGTGGTCATGTAGCATATCTTGCTGCTACTCTCCCAAATATTACAGCCACAGCTTCATTCTATGGGGCGCGGATTCCCACTGCTACACCAGGAGGCGGCGCACCTACCCTTACCCGCACAGCAGAAATCCTAGGCACAATCTATACATTTTTTGGCGAAGCAGATGCGAGTATTCCCCCAGCACACATCGACGAAATTACAACAGAGTTAGAAAAATACAACATTTCCCATCGTGTGTTCCGCTACGATGGAGCTGACCACGGATTTTTCTGTGACCGTCGCGCCAGTTATAATCCTCAAGCAGCAGCCGCAGCTTGGGAACAAGTACAGCAATTGTTTGGGACTGTGCTGGCTAAGTGA
- a CDS encoding TIGR04168 family protein → MLEIYGKESGMTSQKSQSTTLKIAVVGDVHDLWETEDGIALKHLGVDLVLFVGDFGNESVEVVRAIASLDIPKAAVMGNHDAWYTATEWGRKKCPYDRTKEDRVQEQLDLLGAAHVGFSKLDFPEWNLTVVGGRPFSWGGHEWRFADICKDRYGVSTLEESAARIFASVKSAACDTIIFIGHNGPSGLGDRPEDPCGKDWHPIGGDFGDPDLAEAVSLTINAGKQIALVTFGHMHHALRHTKKQLRKAVFRSPEGIFYLNAASVPRIVEQDGEKLRNFSLVSLEGGIVTKAALVWLGKDFQVVTEEIFYERSHSVVPSA, encoded by the coding sequence ATGCTGGAAATATACGGCAAGGAAAGTGGCATGACCAGTCAAAAATCGCAATCAACAACTCTCAAAATTGCTGTAGTGGGAGATGTTCATGATCTGTGGGAAACAGAGGATGGCATTGCACTCAAGCATCTGGGTGTGGATTTAGTGTTATTTGTGGGGGATTTTGGGAACGAGTCGGTGGAAGTGGTAAGAGCGATCGCCTCCCTCGACATTCCCAAAGCAGCCGTCATGGGCAATCATGATGCTTGGTACACCGCTACAGAATGGGGACGGAAGAAATGTCCCTATGACCGCACCAAGGAAGACAGGGTACAAGAACAGCTAGATTTATTAGGTGCAGCCCACGTTGGTTTCAGTAAGCTAGATTTCCCCGAATGGAATTTAACTGTCGTGGGGGGTCGTCCTTTTAGTTGGGGTGGTCATGAGTGGCGATTTGCTGACATCTGCAAAGATCGTTACGGGGTGTCAACTTTAGAAGAGTCAGCAGCAAGAATCTTTGCATCAGTGAAAAGTGCAGCCTGTGACACGATTATTTTTATCGGTCATAACGGGCCGAGTGGCTTAGGCGATCGCCCCGAAGATCCCTGCGGTAAAGATTGGCATCCCATAGGCGGCGATTTTGGCGACCCTGATTTAGCTGAGGCGGTTTCTTTAACTATTAATGCGGGTAAACAAATAGCCTTGGTGACATTTGGACATATGCACCATGCCTTACGGCACACCAAGAAACAACTCAGAAAAGCCGTTTTTAGAAGCCCAGAGGGGATATTTTACCTCAATGCCGCCAGCGTCCCCAGGATTGTCGAGCAAGACGGGGAGAAACTGCGGAATTTTTCTTTGGTTTCCCTAGAGGGGGGTATAGTGACAAAAGCCGCACTGGTATGGCTTGGCAAGGATTTTCAGGTGGTGACAGAAGAAATTTTTTATGAGCGATCGCATTCAGTAGTACCATCTGCGTAG
- a CDS encoding AAA-like domain-containing protein — protein sequence MTFDTSFKSIFNYYKVGGSLSADHPSYVKRKADEELYTSLKNGDFCCVFNSRQMGKSRLRVQIKTKLEEEGVRCTSIDMTTIGSADDTTESFYAGITFELWSGFLGDVSKFYQWWQQHQILPPLQRLSQFIDKVLLTELSQNIVIFIDEIDNLINRKVKDEFLEFIRACYNQRADKPKYKRLTFCLLGVVTPSDLKDKQGIPFNIGKTIELGGFSLEEANTSLTKGLALKVDTPEAVLAEILLWTSGQPFLTQKLCKLILEKEASSTPNIEILIQNYIIKNWEFYDEPEHLRTIRNRLLVDQTLAYKRLKIYHQILEHGQVDANDDAEQIALRLSGLVVKHQGKLKVCNQVYQNVFNQDWVEKNLAALPQPLDTSSESKSAKILNYSLLVPIAIILAVISLISLGCSYIVVESKPWNQAYNTSNVGAILECIRVCFLLTLEVYVICSEFSEETIQFILDKRFYLRRRTTFVVGLIFLFMLLFHHLWYGPHQLLGNNQVSAQEYFQQYLLPYLWYFPYSFINFIIIGIPLSGLSIHVVIQDCNKLSIKLKKYKTYLNNITNKIKQAPTTANIADKNEIIQQLKQIYWDFHEKLQRPISLLLGIVILIYFDATFSRSTLSNSAYLWTQLFCIFGFMTPAIVLILWGLLAYQKNLVETLGVLFKLNFDFAEVETQYDTLNLLKKPLTSNILFRVICIIGVLHLSYTIFKLLI from the coding sequence ATGACTTTTGATACATCATTTAAGTCAATTTTCAACTATTACAAAGTTGGCGGTAGTTTATCAGCAGATCATCCCAGCTACGTTAAACGCAAAGCAGACGAAGAATTATATACAAGTCTCAAAAATGGTGATTTCTGTTGTGTATTTAATTCTCGTCAAATGGGAAAATCTCGTTTAAGAGTTCAAATTAAAACAAAATTAGAAGAAGAAGGTGTTCGGTGTACATCAATTGATATGACAACTATTGGTAGTGCTGATGATACTACCGAAAGCTTTTATGCAGGTATCACTTTTGAATTATGGTCTGGTTTTCTAGGTGATGTATCTAAATTTTACCAATGGTGGCAACAACATCAAATTTTACCACCACTACAACGATTGAGTCAGTTTATTGATAAAGTATTGCTAACAGAATTATCTCAGAATATTGTAATTTTTATTGATGAGATTGATAATCTGATTAATAGAAAAGTTAAAGATGAATTTTTAGAATTTATTCGTGCTTGCTATAATCAACGGGCAGATAAACCCAAATATAAAAGACTAACATTTTGTCTTTTAGGTGTAGTCACTCCATCGGATTTAAAAGATAAACAAGGCATACCTTTTAATATTGGTAAAACTATTGAATTAGGTGGTTTCAGCCTCGAAGAAGCCAATACATCTTTAACTAAAGGATTAGCCCTAAAAGTAGACACACCAGAAGCAGTTTTAGCCGAAATATTACTGTGGACTAGCGGACAACCATTCCTGACACAGAAACTATGTAAGCTAATTCTGGAAAAAGAAGCCAGTAGCACTCCGAATATAGAGATATTGATTCAAAATTATATTATTAAAAATTGGGAATTTTATGATGAGCCAGAACATTTAAGAACAATTAGAAACCGTCTGCTAGTTGATCAAACGCTCGCGTATAAAAGATTAAAAATTTATCATCAAATTTTAGAACATGGGCAAGTGGACGCAAATGATGATGCTGAACAAATAGCATTACGCCTATCTGGCTTAGTCGTCAAACACCAAGGAAAGCTCAAAGTATGTAATCAAGTATATCAAAATGTCTTTAATCAGGATTGGGTAGAAAAAAATTTAGCAGCACTTCCGCAACCGTTAGATACCAGTTCTGAATCTAAAAGTGCGAAAATCTTAAATTATAGTTTGCTCGTACCTATAGCAATTATTTTGGCTGTCATTAGCTTAATTTCATTAGGTTGTTCTTATATAGTCGTGGAAAGTAAGCCTTGGAATCAGGCATATAATACGAGTAATGTAGGGGCGATACTTGAGTGTATACGCGTTTGCTTTTTATTAACCCTAGAAGTTTACGTTATTTGTTCTGAATTCAGTGAAGAAACTATCCAGTTTATCCTAGATAAAAGATTTTATTTAAGACGTAGAACTACTTTTGTTGTAGGATTGATATTTTTATTTATGTTGCTCTTCCATCATTTATGGTACGGGCCACACCAACTACTAGGAAATAATCAAGTTTCTGCTCAAGAATATTTTCAGCAATATCTACTACCTTATCTGTGGTATTTTCCTTACTCTTTCATCAATTTTATTATTATAGGTATCCCCTTATCTGGCTTAAGTATACACGTTGTTATTCAAGATTGTAATAAACTCAGTATCAAACTCAAAAAATATAAAACTTACCTAAACAATATTACTAATAAAATTAAGCAAGCACCTACTACAGCTAATATTGCTGATAAAAATGAAATTATTCAGCAATTAAAACAAATATATTGGGACTTCCATGAAAAACTACAGCGTCCGATTAGTTTACTTTTAGGGATTGTGATTCTCATTTACTTTGATGCAACTTTTAGTAGAAGTACATTATCAAATAGTGCCTACCTTTGGACACAGTTATTTTGTATTTTCGGTTTTATGACTCCAGCAATTGTGTTGATTTTATGGGGTTTATTAGCATACCAGAAAAATTTAGTAGAAACTCTGGGAGTTTTATTTAAACTGAATTTCGATTTTGCGGAAGTTGAAACGCAATATGATACATTGAATTTATTAAAGAAACCTTTAACATCTAACATCTTATTTCGCGTCATATGTATAATCGGTGTTTTACATCTTAGTTATACAATATTTAAGCTTTTAATATAG